In the Malaya genurostris strain Urasoe2022 chromosome 1, Malgen_1.1, whole genome shotgun sequence genome, one interval contains:
- the LOC131440376 gene encoding uncharacterized protein LOC131440376: MNRLTNEQRLQIIEFYYQNQCSVRNVFRALRPIYGLHNRPSEQTINAIVTKFRTQFTLLDIKPTTRMRTVRTEENIASVSESVAEDREMSIRRRSQQLGLCYSTTWKILRKDLGVKPYKIQLLQELKPNDLPQRRIFSEWALEKLAENPLFYRQILFSDEAHFWLNGYVNKQNCRIWSEEQPEAVQELPMHPEKCTVWCGLYAGGIIGPYFFKDAVGRNVTVNGDRYRSMLTNFLLPKMEELNLVDMWFQQDGATCHTARDSMAILREHFGEQFISRNGPVSWPPRSCDLTPLDYFLWGYVKSKVYRNKPVTIPALEDNISEEIRAIPAEMLEKVAQNWTFRMDHLRRSRGQHLNEIIFKK; this comes from the coding sequence atgaatagacttactaacgagcaacgcttgcaaatcattgaattttattaccaaaatcagtgttcggttcgaaatgtgtttcgcgctttacgcccgatttatggtctacataatcgACCAAGTGAGCAAACAATTAATGCGATTGTGACCAAGTTTCGCACTCAGTTTACTTTATTGGACATTAAACCAACCACACGAATGCGTACAGTGCGTACAGAAGAGAATATTGCGTCTGTTTCTGAGAGTGTTGCTGAAGACCGTGAAATGTCTATTCGTCGCCGTTCGCAGCAATTGGGTTTGTGTTATTCGACCACATGGAAGATTTTACGCAAAGATCTTGGTGTAAAACCGTATAAAATACAGCTCCTGCAAGAACTGAAGCCgaacgatctgccacaacgtcgaattttcagtgaatgggccctagaaaagttggcagaaaatccgcttttttatcgacaaattttgttcagcgatgaggctcatttctggttgaatggctacgtaaataagcaaaattgccgcatttggagtgaagagcaaccagaagccgttcaagaactgcccatgcatcccgaaaaatgcactgtttggtgtggtttgtacgctggtggaatcattggaccgtattttttcaaagatgctgttggacgcaacgttacagtgaatggcgatcgctatcgttcgatgctaacaaactttttgttgccaaaaatggaagaactgaacttggttgacatgtggtttcaacaagatggcgctacatgccacacagctcgcgattctatggccattttgagggaacacttcggagaacaattcatctcaagaaatggaccggtaagttggccaccaagatcatgcgatttgacgcctttagactattttttgtggggctacgtcaagtctaaagtctacagaaataagccagtaactattccagctttggaagacaacatttccgaagaaattcgggctattccggccgaaatgctcgaaaaagttgcccaaaattggactttccgaatggaccacctaagacgcagccgcggtcaacatttaaatgaaattatcttcaaaaagtaa